The DNA segment TACACGACCACCAAGAACAAGAGGACCACTCCCGACAGGCTCGAGCTCAAGAAGTACTGCAAGTTCTGCCGCAGGCACACGGTCCACAGGGAGACCAAGTAGTCACGGAGGGCCGCTTGCGGGCGCGGTGTCCGGGGATGCGGGCGGCCTTCCCCACCATAGCTTCAGGCCAGTAGCTCCAACGGTAGAGCAGCGGTCTCCAAAACCGCGGGTTGGGGGTTCGAATCCCTCCTGGCCTGCCACCCGAGACAACAGCCCCGTTGCGCGGCGGACCGTCGGCGCCGCCGCGCGACGGGGCCTTGAATATATGGCGGGAGACGAACGATACCTATGAAGAAGTTGGATGAGGCCAAGCAGTTCATAAGCGAGGCGCGCCAGGAGCTGAAGAAGGTGACGTGGCTGTCGCGCCAGCAGACAATGACGTCCACCTGGGTGGTCCTCGTCGTCGTCTTCATCGTCAGCATATTTCTGGGACTCATGGACCTGGTCCTGGGCAAACTCGTAAGACTGGTACTGAGCTGAGGACCCATGCCTGAAAAGAAGTGGTATGTCGTGCATACCTATACCGGTTTTGAGAACAGGGTCAAGACCGCCATACAGGAGAAGGCGAAGAGCTCGGGCAAGGAGGAGCTCTTCGGCGAGATACTCGTCCCTTCCGAACGGGTCATCGACATGGTGAAGGGCAAGAAACGCACGGGTACCAGAAAGTTCTTTCCCGGTTACATCCTCGTGAACATGGTCCTTACCGACGAGACCTGGCACCTTGTCAAGAGTATCCCCAAGGTCACCGGCTTCGTGGGCGGCGCCACCGCGCCTCCGGCCATCCCGGAGGAAGAGGTGCGCAAGATAACCCACCAGATGGAGGAGGGCGCCGAGAGGCCCAAGCCCAAGGTCCTCTTCGAGAAGGGCGAGAACGTGCGGGTCATAGACGGCCCCTTCACCAATTTCACCGGAATAGTCGAGGACGTGAAGCCCGACAAGGGCAAGCTCAGGGTCCTGGTGAGCATATTCGGCAGGGCTACGCCCGTGGAGCTCGACTTCGTCCAGGTCGAGAAGGGCTGAGCGCCGCCCCGGCGCGATGCCGCAGGGCATCTCCTGACGCCGGGGCCGGGGGAGGGGCCGGGGCGCGCGCCTGCAGGGCGCAGGAAAACGAAGACCGCCGGCGGCGGTTTCGAGAGGTGAGGCTGAGATGGCGAAAAAGGTTATAGGACAGATCAAACTTCAGATCGAGGCGGGCAAGGCCAACCCCTCGCCGCCCGTGGGCCCCGCCCTTGGCCAGCACGGCGTCAACATAATGGAGTTCTGCAAGGCCTTCAACGCCAGGACGCAGAACCAGGCGGGCCTGGTCATACCGGTTGTGATAACGGTCTACGCCGACAGGAGCTTTTCGTTCATAACGAAGACCCCTCCCGCCGCCGTGCTCCTCAGGAAGGCGGCCGGCATCGACAAGGGCTCCAGGGAGCCCAACAAGAGCAAGGTCGGCAAGGTCACGAGGGCGCAGATAGAGGAGATAGCGAGGACCAAGATGCCCGACCTCACCGCATCGAGCCTCGAGGCGGCCGTCCGGACCGTCGAGGGGACGGCGAAAAGCATGGGAATCACCGTGGAGGGTTGAAGCAGATGGGTAAGAAGTACGACGAGGCGGCCGCCAGGGTCGACAGACAGAAGTCCTATACCGTTGACGAGGCCTTCTCGCTTGTGCCCGAGACCTCGTGCGCCGGCTTCGACGAGACCGTCGACGTGGCCGCAAGGCTCGGAGTGGACCCGAGAAAGCCCGAACAGATGGTGCGCGGCACGGTGGTGCTGCCCCACGGCACGGGACGCAAGGTGAGGGTGCTCGTCTTCGCCAAGGGCGAAAAGGAGGTGGAGGCCAGGGAGGCCGGCGCCGACTACGTGGGCGGCGAAGAGCTCGTCGAGAAGATAAAGGGCGGCTGGCTCGACTTCGACGCCGCCGTCTCCACGCCCGACATGATGGGCGCCGTCGGCAAGATAGGCCGCATCCTCGGCCCCAGGGGGCTCATGCCCAACCCCAAGCTCGGCACCGTCACCTTCGACGTGGCCAGGGCCGTGCGCGAGCTCAAGGCCGGAAAGGTCCAGTTCAAGGTAGACAAGACCGGCAACGTGCATGTGCCGCTGGGCAAGGTCTCCTTCGGCCCCTCGAAGCTCAAGGAAAACTTCGCGGCCCTCATGGACGTCATCATCAAGGCCAAGCCGTCGGCGAGCAAGGGGACGTATCTGAAGTCCCTGAGCGTGTCGACCACCATGGGGCCGTCGGTCAAGCTCGACACCTCCGACGTCCGCAACATGCTCAAGTAAACAGGCGAAAGACCGCCGGGGGCGCCCGGCGGTATGTGGGAAGCCCCGGTTCATTGCACTGAGGGAACCTTTTTGTAAAAGGGTCACAGGCCCGCGTTTCCCCCGGAGTAATTGACGGAAGCTTCCACAGGATTTTCTGAAAAACAAACCCAGGGGCGGTCGAAGACAGCAGGGGCCCCCGGGCTCGGCAGGTCGTGGCCGGCAGGCCCGGCCGCGGCCCGGAGGCTTAAAAGCACCCTGCCGAGACCAGCCGTCCGCAGGCGGGACGGCTCTGTGTCTCCTTGCATCGTGCCGGGATACGGAAAGGGGGGAGAAAGGAATTGGACAGAGCGACGAAAGAGGCGCTCGTCAAGGACTTCCACGAGAAGTTCCGGTGTGCCGAGGCGACGTTCGTGGCCGACTACAGGGGTATGAAGGTCGAGGCCATGACCGAGCTGCGGCGCAGGCTGCGCGAGAAGTCCGTGGAGTTCAGGATAGTGCGCAACACCCTTGCCAGGCGCGCCCTCAAGGGCACGAGGGTCGAGGCCGTGGAGGAGCACTTCGCCGGCCCTACGGCCGTGGCCTTCACGACGGCCGACCCTGCCGCCGCGGCCAAGGCCCTGGTCGGATTCGCCAAGGACCAGCCGGAGCTCAGGCTCAAGGCCGCCACGCTGCAGGAGAAGGTCCTCACGGTGGAGGAGATAAAGAGCCTCGCCGAGCTGCCCTCGCGCGAGGAGCTGCTCGCAAAGCTCGTGGGGGTCATGGCCGCCGTGCCGCGAAGCTTCGTGACCGTGCTCGCCGGAGTGCCGCGCTCGCTTGTTACCGTCCTCGGCGCCGTTAGGGACGGCAAGGAGCAGCAAGGATAGCCCGGCGGCTGCGTGTATCGAATCCCTTAGAAAGAATCAGGAGGATGCAGGAGATGGCTGAGGTTACCAAGGATGACGTCATTAAGTTCATAGAGAACATGACCGTGCTCGAGCTCTCCGAGCTCGTAAAGGAGCTGGAGGAGAAGTTCGGGGTGTCGGCGGCCGCCCCCGTGGCCGTCGCCGCCGCGGCCGCCCCGGCCGAAGCGGCCGCGGCCGAAGAGAAAGACGAGTTCGATGTGATCCTGAAGGAGATCGGCTCGGAGAAGATCAAGGTCATCAAGGAAGTCCGGGCCGTGACGGGCCTGGGCCTCAAGGAGGCCAAGGACCTCGTCGAGAGCGCGCCCAAGGCGCTCAAGGAAGGCGTCAGCAAGGACGAGGCCGAGGAGATAAAGAAGAAGGTCGAAGCCGTGGGGGCCAAGGTGGAGATCAAGTGACGCCCCGCCGGCGGCGCCTGCGCCGCTGCTCAGAGACCTTTCTGCCTTTTTGACTAAAGAGCCCGCCGGGGGAGCCTGTGCGGGCTGCTTTACTTGCCGTCAATCAGACAAAGGAGCGGAAAATTTATGGCTTCTCCTTCATTAAACGGACAGGTTTTGAGGAAGGATTACTCGCGCATACCCAAGGTCGTGGGAATCCCCAACCTCATCGAGGTCCAGAAGCGTTCGTTCGCCGAGTTCCTCCAGGCCTCGGTCGGGCCCGACGAGCGCAAGGACGTGGGACTGCAGGCCATCTTCAAGAGCGTCTTTCCCATAAAGGACTTCAGCGGCACTGCCTCGCTCGAGTTCGTCAACTACACGCTTCTCGAGCCCAAGTACACCATAGAGGAGTGCCATCAGAAAGGGATGACCTACGCCGCTCCCATAAAGGTCCTGGCGCGTCTTCTCGTGTGGGACAAGGACCCGGACACCGGCGCACAGACGCTGCGCGACATAAAGGAGCAGGACGTCTACTTCGGCGAGATACCCCTGATGACCGATACGGGAAGCTTCATCATCAACGGCACCGAACGCGTCATCGTAAGCCAGCTCCACCGCTCCCCCGGCGTCTTCTTCGAGTACGAGAAGGGCAAGGGCTATACCGGCAGGATCCAGTACACGGCCCGCATCATCCCCTATCACGGCTCGTGGCTCGACTTCGAGTTCGACCAGAAGGACTGGCTCTACGTCAGGATCGACAAGCGCCGCAAGATGCTGGCCACCATCCTGCTGAAGGCCCTGGGCTACTCCGTGGAGGAGATGCTCAATTACTTCTATCCGAGCGAGGAGATAATCCTCGACGGCGCCGCCATAACCAAGCGCGTCGAGCACGAGTACCTGGTGGGCCAGAAGGCGAGCGCCGACATAAAGCACCCCGAAACGGGCGAGGTCATCGTAAGGAAGGGGAGGAAGTTCACCCGCGCGGCGGTGAAGAAACTCGCCTCGGCCGGTGTCGATACCATACCGGTCGAGGTGGAGGAGCTCATCGGCTCGGTGGTGAGCAAGGACGTGGTCGACACCAACACGGGCGAGGTCGTGCTCGAGTGCAACCAGACGCTTACGCGCGAGGCCCTCGACGAGATATGGCGCCGCGGGATAAAGAGCTTCAAGCTCCTGCTCATCGACGTCATGGGGCCGTGCTTCAGGGAAACGCTCCTCAACGACCGCATCGACAACGAGGAGAGCCGCCCCGTGGCCGAGTACCGCAAGACGGTCATCGACGACCCGACCACCAACATGACCCTCAACGCGCGCATCGAGATATACAAGCGCCTCAAGCCCGGCGACCCGCCCACCGTCGAGACGGCCAACAACTACTTCCACAACCTCTTCTTCTCGTCCGAGCGCTACGACCTCTCCAGGGTGGGCAGGCTCAAGCTCAACCGCAAGCTCGGCTTCGACGACGTGCCGCTCGATCAGACGACGCTGCGCAAGGAGGACATCATAGCCGTGGTGCGCTACCTCCTCGGGCTCCGCAACGGGCAGGGCATGGTCGACGACATCGACCACCTCGGCAACAGGCGCGTGCGCTCGGTGGGCGAGCTCCTGGAGAACCAGTACAGGCTCGGACTCCTGAGGATGGAGCGCGCCGTGCGCGAGCGGATGAGTCTCGGCGAGATCGAGACGCTCATGCCCTACGACCTCATAAACCCCAAGCCCGTGGCGGCGGTGATAAAGGAGTTCTTCGGGTCGAGCCAGCTCTCGCAGTTCATGGACCAGACCAACCCGCTCTCGGAGATCACCCACAAGCGCAGGCTCTCAGCGCTCGGTCCCGGCGGCCTCACCCGCGAGAGGGCGGGCTTCGAGGTGCGCGACGTCCACGCCACCCACTACGGGCGCATCTGTCCCATCGAGACGCCCGAAGGGCCCAACATCGGCCTCATCGTCTCGCTCAGCACCTACGCCAAGGTAAACGAGTTCGGCTTCATCGAGACGCCCTACCGCGAGGTCCGCGACGGCAGGGTCCTGAACAAGATCACCTACCTCTCGGCCCTTGACGAGGAGAACCAGGTCATAGCCCAGGCCAACGCCCCCATCGACAAGGACGGGCGCTTCACCACCGAGTACGTCTCGTCCCGCTGCGGCGGCGAGTTCATCATGGCCAGGCCCGAGACCGTCACCTACATGGACGTCTCGCCCAACCAGCTCGTGAGTGTCGCCGCCTCGCTCATACCGTTTCTCGAGAACGACGACGCCAACCGCGCGCTCATGGGCTCGAACATGCAGCGCCAGGCCGTGCCCCTCATAAAGACCGAGGCCCCGCTGGTGGGCACCGGCATGGAGAGCATCGTCGCCAGGGACTCGGGCGTCGCCGTGGTGGCCAGGGAGGACGGCGTGGTGGAGAGCGTCGATTCCTCGCGGATCGTCGTGAGGAAGGAGTCGGGCGGGGTGGACATATACAACCTCACCAAGTTCCGGCGCTCCAACCAGAACACGTGCCTCAACCAGAAACCCATCGTGCGCCGCGGCGACGTCGTCCGCTCCGGCGACGT comes from the Deltaproteobacteria bacterium genome and includes:
- the rpmG gene encoding 50S ribosomal protein L33, whose protein sequence is MRDIIILACTECRQRNYTTTKNKRTTPDRLELKKYCKFCRRHTVHRETK
- the secE gene encoding preprotein translocase subunit SecE; translated protein: MKKLDEAKQFISEARQELKKVTWLSRQQTMTSTWVVLVVVFIVSIFLGLMDLVLGKLVRLVLS
- the nusG gene encoding transcription termination/antitermination protein NusG is translated as MPEKKWYVVHTYTGFENRVKTAIQEKAKSSGKEELFGEILVPSERVIDMVKGKKRTGTRKFFPGYILVNMVLTDETWHLVKSIPKVTGFVGGATAPPAIPEEEVRKITHQMEEGAERPKPKVLFEKGENVRVIDGPFTNFTGIVEDVKPDKGKLRVLVSIFGRATPVELDFVQVEKG
- the rplK gene encoding 50S ribosomal protein L11, with translation MAKKVIGQIKLQIEAGKANPSPPVGPALGQHGVNIMEFCKAFNARTQNQAGLVIPVVITVYADRSFSFITKTPPAAVLLRKAAGIDKGSREPNKSKVGKVTRAQIEEIARTKMPDLTASSLEAAVRTVEGTAKSMGITVEG
- a CDS encoding 50S ribosomal protein L1, translating into MKQMGKKYDEAAARVDRQKSYTVDEAFSLVPETSCAGFDETVDVAARLGVDPRKPEQMVRGTVVLPHGTGRKVRVLVFAKGEKEVEAREAGADYVGGEELVEKIKGGWLDFDAAVSTPDMMGAVGKIGRILGPRGLMPNPKLGTVTFDVARAVRELKAGKVQFKVDKTGNVHVPLGKVSFGPSKLKENFAALMDVIIKAKPSASKGTYLKSLSVSTTMGPSVKLDTSDVRNMLK
- a CDS encoding 50S ribosomal protein L10, giving the protein MDRATKEALVKDFHEKFRCAEATFVADYRGMKVEAMTELRRRLREKSVEFRIVRNTLARRALKGTRVEAVEEHFAGPTAVAFTTADPAAAAKALVGFAKDQPELRLKAATLQEKVLTVEEIKSLAELPSREELLAKLVGVMAAVPRSFVTVLAGVPRSLVTVLGAVRDGKEQQG
- a CDS encoding 50S ribosomal protein L7/L12, which codes for MAEVTKDDVIKFIENMTVLELSELVKELEEKFGVSAAAPVAVAAAAAPAEAAAAEEKDEFDVILKEIGSEKIKVIKEVRAVTGLGLKEAKDLVESAPKALKEGVSKDEAEEIKKKVEAVGAKVEIK
- the rpoB gene encoding DNA-directed RNA polymerase subunit beta; protein product: MASPSLNGQVLRKDYSRIPKVVGIPNLIEVQKRSFAEFLQASVGPDERKDVGLQAIFKSVFPIKDFSGTASLEFVNYTLLEPKYTIEECHQKGMTYAAPIKVLARLLVWDKDPDTGAQTLRDIKEQDVYFGEIPLMTDTGSFIINGTERVIVSQLHRSPGVFFEYEKGKGYTGRIQYTARIIPYHGSWLDFEFDQKDWLYVRIDKRRKMLATILLKALGYSVEEMLNYFYPSEEIILDGAAITKRVEHEYLVGQKASADIKHPETGEVIVRKGRKFTRAAVKKLASAGVDTIPVEVEELIGSVVSKDVVDTNTGEVVLECNQTLTREALDEIWRRGIKSFKLLLIDVMGPCFRETLLNDRIDNEESRPVAEYRKTVIDDPTTNMTLNARIEIYKRLKPGDPPTVETANNYFHNLFFSSERYDLSRVGRLKLNRKLGFDDVPLDQTTLRKEDIIAVVRYLLGLRNGQGMVDDIDHLGNRRVRSVGELLENQYRLGLLRMERAVRERMSLGEIETLMPYDLINPKPVAAVIKEFFGSSQLSQFMDQTNPLSEITHKRRLSALGPGGLTRERAGFEVRDVHATHYGRICPIETPEGPNIGLIVSLSTYAKVNEFGFIETPYREVRDGRVLNKITYLSALDEENQVIAQANAPIDKDGRFTTEYVSSRCGGEFIMARPETVTYMDVSPNQLVSVAASLIPFLENDDANRALMGSNMQRQAVPLIKTEAPLVGTGMESIVARDSGVAVVAREDGVVESVDSSRIVVRKESGGVDIYNLTKFRRSNQNTCLNQKPIVRRGDVVRSGDVIADGPATDKGELALGRNVLVAFMPWGGYNFEDSILISERLLKDDVFTSVHIEEFEVVARDIKLGKEEITRDIPNVGEEALKDLDDSGIIRIGAEVKPGDILVGKITPKGETQLSPEEKLLRAIFGEKAEDVKDTSLRVPPGIEGVVIDAKIFSRKGAEKDERSRSIEDREISRLQKDREDEISIVEETAYSRLARLLVGRKSQVAVKDGKGKTVIARGKVITEEALAGLPKSRWGEIVPAGDEKAEQEVRKVLAELAEKVDAINYVFDDRLNRLRRGDELPPGVIKMVKVYIAMKRKVSVGDKMAGRHGNKGVISCILPEEDMPYLKDGTPVDIVLNPLGVPSRMNVGQILETHLGWAAKEMGASLGRLIEREASPRALREKMKKYYGSNEFSRFINSLSDEEVVEVARRLGGGIRIASPVFDGATETEVKEALRAAGLPESGKTVLYDGRSGEPFDQEVTVGVMYMLKLHHLVDDKIHARSTGPYSLVTQQPLGGKAQFGGQRLGEMEVWAMEAYGAAYCLQEFLTVKSDDVPGRTKMYEAIVNGDYTLEPTLPESFSVLIKEMQSLALDVNLLEEGED